In Cryptomeria japonica chromosome 5, Sugi_1.0, whole genome shotgun sequence, the genomic window AATTATTTATTGGACATTTTTTTTAATCATATTAACTAAAATAAAGCGTGGTTGTGAAGGAACAGTCAATTTTACAACTCTTGAACAAATTATAGTCAACTTCTCAAATAAGAGCCTTTCAGGACAAGCTTAAATAATGTACTCTAAGCTTTGACTTGTTTAGGTGATCAACTAAAATCACACTAACATCTCCAATAAGACTCACCTGTTAGTGTTATTTCGGATGTTGATGTACTTTCAGATTAACTacctaaacaaatcaaaacttaaaatGTGACACATAAACCAAAATTTCCCACAGCTAGCTATATAGATCACAAAGTACATCAACAAAAAAACCACATTGATTTATAGTTCTTATAAATTGAACTGTTACAATCTATATGACAATGTTTAACAGTACACCGTATGAACACGATCCACAGCTATTGGGTTGTAATTCGTGACAGTAGAATTGACCATTATCCAGATCATACTTCCCCCACATTACAGACCTCCAAAACAAGAACAAAATCCTCCAATGACGCCTCAATAACTACAGAGCAACCACTGTTCAATACAACTTTAGACAAAATAAGCTTGCCCTAAGCATTGCCATACAGATCCTGCAACAACCTGAGCAAATCCTATTTACTTACAAAATTCATACACCCAATCTCTTTCATTTTTCTCATACCTGAAGAGAGAAGCTTCCTTGTGATGTCAAGATGGCAGCAAATTGCTAACAAAATTCCGGGGTGGGCTCTACATTCAGATCAAAAACCTCAACGGCCATATACTTTTCACTTCCAATATCTTCCTGTGCAGATACTCCGCATCTGCCTGTATTCTTGTTTGTACAACAAGTCATATCCCTGTGAGCACGAGGGCTGCCGGTCGATGGCAAGTTAAAAAAGTCCTCCAGCTGGAATACAGGCTTCCAGGGGGATTTTCCATTGGTAACGGTAGCACCCACATTTCCTGCAGAGCTCGAATTCATTGTCTTCTTCTTAATCAATCTGTTCAGTGCTTGAATTCTGTGCACCAAAGCGAAAAAATCATCGGCTTCATCTGTTTGTGGGTGTTTCTTCTCGATCTGTGTACTGTCTTCTGAGTCTTCATAAATTGGATAACAGTGCATCTTATAATGCTTTGGCCCCTTGGAATCCATGGTAAGAGCCAGCAGAGCCTTTAAACAAATGGGTAGATAGAGATTAGAGTCAGTCTCACATATAACCAAAATACCTCCACAGAAAATACCATCACACACTGCGTCACATATGGTCTTATGCTCGAATACCATCAGACAGAGAAAAAGTTAGATACCCATTGTCATTATTCTGTATAACTAGATTTTATAGAGAGATTCTTATCTTCACGGAAAAGAACAGCTGAAACCAGAAAACTTTATGAAAGTAAATCCACACACCTACCCCTGTATTATTGTCGGCGAAAATCTGTTCCCTATACTATCAAAATCTATGCGCGAAATATCAGGTGGAGAGGAGAATGAGAAAAAGTGATTGATACGGTTCACTACATTCTCATATTAGGCAACCAAATCTTTCATAAGCAACTTTCCACTTTCACAACGGAATATGTCTTTACGCTTTGATTTATTTTCAGTGTTAGGGTATATTTTCAGGATGcaggatttattattattattttttatgcatGGGCATCTTTTCATAATTTATGACAAGGAATGATATGTTTTACTTCTACAGATGAATTATAATATATCTAATTGTTCTATCCATTCTATGATGACCTTATATGCTCTAtgatgacttatatatataagactGGGACATCTAACCATACTAGAGCCTAAACAATTTAAATTAAAGTGATGAGCCAATGTGACATCATGTGCGCTAGGTATGTCAAATGATTCTTGCAGTAGAAAGCAATTTGGTTGTTCCCTTTGGAGGTACTATACAATGCGATGTCACAAGGCTCTTTGGTCCCATCTAaagcattattattttcttaatgATAAAGGTACAAGACAGTTGCCTAAAAGTCAACGAGAGTCACTTACGATAACTAGGAATATcgttataatataaatataatggcAAACATAATGAAAGAGTGAAAATGAAATAAAGGGTTTTTTAAAGAGGTAATTTtgattaggtaattaaataaagtTGATAAGTATAAATTATTCTAAATTTATTGAGTTAGTGGAGTTGAGTGGAGTGGGTTAGAGTAGCTAATATCAAATAAAAAGTACAATCATATCATAAATATATGAAGAAAGAATTGTTTAATCGTTGTAATCAAAGAATACATATCTATTGATAAAGATAATTGTTTCAAAGCATATTAGTTTTGATTTAGTTATTCAGTTGTTGTACATTTCGTTGTAGTTATACATCATATTACTCATATTTTACTTAATTTTTTTTCTCACCCTCAATTAAGAGTATTACAATTTCTTATAAGGCATGTAATGATAAGTGTTGATACTTTGTTGATGAGTTGCAAGCCACCATAAGATACATAAATATTGAAGATTTGGAGTGACCCTATTTTGGTGGGATTTTATGACAAGTTATGACGGAATGTTATGACATATAAGAGCTAAAAATATGAGGGTTTGTCTTGgaatccaatttatctataaaagaAACTATTATTTGTCATATGGTGCCTACTTTTGAGATGATATGACATGGAAAGTTAGGCACCACCTTTAGATATTATTGtaacattgttttgaaaataatttaTAGTTTTCTTTCTTGTGTCATTAGTCTACAAACTAATACTAAAGGAAGTGGTTTCATAATTGAATTTGTAAGTACACATGCGGTACTAGAATGTTGCCAAAATTTATTCAAGTTTATTATTTCGAAATACTTTGGTCAAAACTTACATTTAAGTTATATTGTAATCCTCTTCAGATTTGATAATACATTATTCATGTTTTGGAGTATAGATTTTTCCTCTTGAAATGGTTTCTCCatataaatcactatgttatggtacaATTCATTTATCTATTTAGCATTGATTTTTCCTATTGTTTTAATTAGGGAAAAAATGGGATAGGCTTGTTACTGATACATAACCGCCAAACTGGTGCACAAGGGGAACTCACAAGCAGTGACACCACCAGAAGGAACAACACCAAAAAAGGTAGACTTGTTTTGAaacatgctttttggtgtaggagcacccttcaaagggctcttcaaagggctcccaccatttgattttgttgtgttcttgcttctttaggAAGCCTTTGTAACtttaataagagccatgagctcattggtcttaTTTATGTCCTAGTTTAGGTCCCAGGTTCATAAGTCTAGGatgagttttcttgtggagtagagggtatgtgcgtctttgatgagtttggggtccttttagcatggtggtgccCATTGGATAACCCAAGGTAGGCCTAGGAGGTAAGAAAAGCAAttttggaaaagttgctcaaaagttgcatgacaacttttcaaagttgtcaagcaacttttccacctagtaggtcaaaACCCTTagcttagcatggacaaccctaatgtgggcacacagaccaaggaaagggtactatatgtagttgcaaaccctaagatgaggggttggatgttagttttggGTACGACCCAAAGAAAGTGACTTGACTATGACTGTAATTTTGTTGCAAGTCGGCACAagtggagcaatgaaggattgataaTAGATTGATCTTCAAACAAAACTTTGTTGTGAGTCTTTTATGGTGTATAtaccttcattttgagcatttagattaggttttgttttgcaagtgttgtgtgtttgtaaatactttgtaaacTTTCTccttactgtctagttttggactagtttgtgttaatgggttgacaactcctttccccattgtggaatcaccatgaaaccatggggaataggagtacaaaccctgtacattacttcaaagcaagcagggctcttgaagatgcagggaagccatccaaagacccactcctaggcgagactagatagtgcccagctaggaagggttaaagttgcagaggtccatgagagcaaggaaggtcagaggaggatgcaccctttggaggagttgaagaggggtgtgtggagcaccattgaTGAGAAGGAGGAgattccaccaatccaaacaaggtcgtaaacacatcaaaccaacattgtgaccctggcaggcctaaaaaccctctttaaaacccttaaaaaccccaaaattcacctagggtactgtacggacacttggaggcccaaaaccagaaaaatctttgagcccttgccaaatgattagtagttcttttgggaagtttcacaagcatatgcatcatctacaagagggagccctaaaattccggattggaggcctaattgggcacattccttgtagccctattttgtaggaaaaaggcaaaatagtgaaattggtaaagGGTTGGAAGgataaaacctcttgggggcacatgaatggatggaaaaccatgtctaagacatgtcctatccttgctaggacctaagaaggtgtgggaCAATCCAAACCCTTAtcagcctaag contains:
- the LOC131875595 gene encoding uncharacterized protein LOC131875595 gives rise to the protein MDSKGPKHYKMHCYPIYEDSEDSTQIEKKHPQTDEADDFFALVHRIQALNRLIKKKTMNSSSAGNVGATVTNGKSPWKPVFQLEDFFNLPSTGSPRAHRDMTCCTNKNTGRCGVSAQEDIGSEKYMAVEVFDLNVEPTPEFC